One Pseudomonas syringae CC1557 genomic window, AGCGCCGGTACCGTTTGGCGCAGCGCGGTCATAACCGGAAATCACGAAGTTGTTCGGCTTCAGGCCGCCCTTGAAATAGGCACCAACCGGAATGCAGAAGATCGAGAAGATAAACTCGGGGGCCGTTCGCACGCCGATGTTGTCGCCGACACCGATCACAAACGGACGCAAGTACAACGCACCGCCGGAGCCATAAGGCGGGATGAAGCGTTCGTTGGCTTTGACGACCTGCTTGCAGGCCTCGATGAACACATCAGTTGGCACGTGCGGCATCAACAGCCGAGAACAGCTGCGCTGCATGCGCTCAGCGTTCTGATCAGGACGGAACAGGTTGATCGAACCATCTTTGCAGCGATAGGCTTTCAGGCCCTCGAAACACTGCTGACCGTAGTGCAACGCGGTAGACCCCTCGCTGATGTGCAGCGTGTTGTCTTCGGTCAACGAACCTTGATCCCAGGCACCGTCGCGCCAGTGAGAGAGGTAACGCTTGTCGGTCTTGATATAGTCGAAACCCAGAGTGTCCCAGTTGATGCTTTCTTGACTCATAACGCCCTCTATCATTTTAGCGACTGCCTGGACGAGTCAGGCCAATGCCATATTCTGCCAGATCATTCGGAGCCTGAGGTTTGAAATAATTGCAAACTGACATGGCGTTTCTGAAGCAGGCCCAAAGGCAGGCGCGGCATGAGCCCAGTGGTCACTGAGTCTGGAGCGGTGGCGATACATGACGCTGGCGGATGTAGTCAATAAACGCATCCATATCCGAACTGCACAATGTTCGTGCAACGGACTTGACCTCTTCGACGGGCCAGTCCCACCACGCCGCCTGAAGCAGCAACTGACGAATATCCTCGTCGAACCGCCAGCGGATGAATTTGCAGGGATTGCCGCCCACCACTGAATAGGGGGCCACGTCCCGAACCACCATTGCACCGGCCGCGACAATGGCTCCATGGCCGATGGTGACACCCGACACAATGGTTGCATTGGCACAAATCCAACAGTCGCTACCGATCACCACATCGCCCTTGCTGGGCGCGTAATCCAGAATATCCGCGACTTGCTCAACCATCGCCGGGAACGGATAAGTCGTAATCCAGTCAGTACGATGCTCACCACCCAGTAGAATTTTTACCCCCTCCGCGATGGAGGTGTAAGCACCGACCCTGAGCACCGAGTCGTCACCAAAGTCGACAATATCCGGAATACCATAAGTCCCCACGCCTACCTGTGCACGCGGGTATTTCAACCTGATTTTTTCAGCATGTCTGTCAAGCTTGTCCATTTTGCGCAATTGCTTGCGCACTTTCCTTGTTTTCAGAAGCTCTAAAAATTTCATGGTTACCTTGGATCAGATCAATTTCCGAACAGACTGGACGCGCTTACCGATAGCTCAGGAGCAGGCGTTTGCAGCGACGCAAGGTTGTCCGATCGACGTACTTGAACGGGATAGAGAGCAGCAGGTTCCAGGCGTATCGCTTGTCTGCAACTGCTGCGTATTTCAAAGCCTTGTTGATGAGCACAGTCCGCCCCCGCTGATACTCGCGGTGATTGCGGTAAGGCTCGATGCTCTTCAGATCGGCCTCGAGCAGAATCTTGTACTTGCGTGAAAGGTTGTCCGGGTGCCGACGGTAGCGCGTCACTACCTCGGGCAGAACATGAATCTCGTAGCCCAGGGAAGTAATTCTCAGCGTCGCCTGAAAATCCTGAACCTTTATTTCCGGATCATAACCATTGGCCTCTCGCATGGCTTGCATCCGGTAAAGAGCGACTGGCGCCCCGACAACGACTGCACCACGCAGCACATCGTCGAATGTCAGCCGTTCGATGTAGTCGCGCGACTGGCATTTGGTCTGGTTACCGTCACAGTCCATGTAACTGACAAGCGCACCGACGCAACCCAATTCGGGATGCTGATCCAGGTACTCGGCACGAATACGCACCGAAGAAGGCAGCATGATGTCATCAAGATCCGGAGTGGCGAGGTAGGTACCCTTCGCATAACGGAGCCCATGATTGAGGGCGGCGCTGACGCCTTGATTGGCTTGGCGGTAGAGCTGAAAAGGATAGCGCTCCTGCAGCGACTCCAGCATCGCAATGCTGTTGTCAGTGGAGCCATCGTCGATAATGATGACCTCAAAATTCTCGTAATCCTGAGCAAAGATGCTATGAATTGCCGCTTCGAGAAAGCGCTCAGCGTTGTAGCAAGGAGCCAGGATGGAAACCAGAGGCTTGGGCTTGAGAGCCTGACTTGCTGGAAAAGTCATAGGTGACTGCCGTAATAAAGATCGGCCCTGAAGGGCGGGAACCAGATACTCACAAGAGATTGTGTAGACAACGGTACATGATGCTGCAACTGCACACATTTTTCCATGCACCGACTCTTTCATCCTCCAAAGAGGCGTGTATGCAGTATCCCGATAGCCTTCTGCCTCCTCGCTCGACAGGGTGAATACACATAAAAAAACCCCATTCTTCGCAGAACGGGGTTTGGGTATTGCGCATCAGGTTGAATCAGAAGGCGTAAGTCACCAACAATTCTTTTGTCACCTGAAAGTCCACAGACATCATTACGCTCAGTGCGGTGATGGTGAAAATGGAGAACACGAACAGCTTGCGAGCCCAGACTGTATCGTCTACGGCCTTGTAACCTTTCCAGGCCATGTACAACCAGTACATGCCCATACCCGCCGCGACAGCGAGGTAGTTCAGACCCGCGTAACCGCCTACGGTCAACATCAGGGTCGCTACAAGGAACGCCAGAATGTAGAGCAGGATGTGACGCTTGGTGACCAGAATGCCGCGCTTGACCGGCAAAACCGGAATCTTCGCTGCACTGTAGTCGTTGAAACGGAAAATCGCGATCGCATACGAATGCGGCATTTGCCAAAGGCTGAACATCACCAGTAGCGTCAGGGCCGCGAAATCGAAGCTGTTGCTCACTGCGCAGTAGCCAATGACCGGAGGCATGGCCCCCGACAGACTACCGACCAGCGTGCCGTGAACGGATCTGCGTTTCAGGTACAGGCTATAGAAACCGACGTAGATCACAAACCCGATCACTGCGAATAATGCAGCCAGTGGATTGGCCTCGGTGTACAGCAGGGCAACCCCTGCAACACCCAGTATGGTCGCGTAGAGCAGGGCCAGCCTCAATGAAACCAGACCCTGCACCAGAACCCGGTTACGGGTCCTTTCCATTCGCTGATCGATATCACGATCGATGCAGTTATTGAACACACAACCTGACGCAACGACCAGGGAAGTACCGATGATTGCGGCCAAAAACACGCCGAAGTCGATATTCCCCTTGGAAGCCAGAAAAAAGCCACCTGCCACCGAAAGCACGTTACCGAAAATGATCCCCGGCTTGGTGATTTGGATAAAGTGCTTCAGTGACATCTGGTATTCCTCAATGCGCCATCATTTCGCGGTGGACGCTGAAAATAATCCACAACGACAAGCCGACCAGCAGAACGATAACCATCGTGGTAAAGGCGAAGGCCATCACGTTGTTGCGCTGCACACTCGTGAAATCCAGGTGCAGGAAGTAATGCAGATGCACCAGGATCTGGATGATCGCGAAGACCAGAACGATCGCAATCGTCATGTCCTTCGGCAACGAAGGCGACATCACCAGAGCAAACGGAATGGCAGTCAGAATGACCGACAGTACGAAGCCGATGATGTACGACTTGACAGAGCCGTGACTATTGTCTTCAGCGGAGTGATGTGAATTCGACATTACAAAGCTCCCATCAGATAGACAACGGTGAACACGCCGATCCAGACAACGTCCAGGAAGTGCCAGAACAGACTCAAGCAGCTCAGACGGGTCTTGTTGGTGTTGGTCAGGCCCTTTTTCTGGACCTGGAACATCATGATCGTCATCCAGATCAGGCCGCTTGTCACGTGGACGCCGTGCAGGCCGACCAGTGCAAAGAACGCCGACAGGAAGCCGCTACGGTTAGGGCCGAAGCCCTCTTCGATCAGGTGATGGAACTCATAAACTTCCATGCCGATAAAGGCTGCACCGCACAGGAAGGTCAGAGCCAGCCAGCCCAGAACCTGGCTTTTCTTGCCCTTGTACAGCGCCAGCATGGCAAAGCCATAAGTAATACTACTGACCAGCAGGAACGCGGTTTCCACAGCCACGAATGGCAGCAGGAAAATGTCCTGGCCCGACGGGCCGCCCGCGACACTGTTGACCATCACGGCGTACACCGCGAAGAACGAGGCGAACAACACGCAGTCGGTCATCAGGTACAGCCAGAAGCCGTAAACCGTCATGCCACCGCTGTCGTGGTGATCGTCATGCCCATGATCATGGTCGTGACCGTGATCGTGGGCTCCGGAGTTGATAGCAATATTTGACATATTTAAACCTGTTCCAGCGAAGACTTGACAGGAGTGTATGCACCGTTGGCCGCCAGGACCTTGTGGTGCTCACCTTCAATGCGCGCTACTTCTTCGGCAGGCACCATGTAGCCCTGGTCGTCACGCACCGCGTGAGCAACGAAGACAGCGATGGTTGCAACCAGGCTCGCGCCCACCAGCCACCAGATGTGCCAGATGAATGCAAAGCCGAACACCGTCAACAGCATCCCCATGTACAGGCCAGTGGCCGTGTTGTTGGGCATGTGGATCGACGTGTAGCGAGCAGGGACCTGATAAGCGGTACCAGCACGTTTCGCGTCGGTGAACGGGTCTACGTCGTCCGCCTTTGGCAGTTCGGCAAAGTTGTAGAACGGTGGCGGCGAAGAAGTGGACCATTCCAGAGTATGGCCATTCCATGGGTCACCGGTCAGATCGCGGTTGCTGTCGCGGTCACGGATACTTACGAACAGCTGGATCAGCTGCGACGCGATACCCATGGCAATCAGCACGGCACCGAACAGCGCGACGTCCAGATAGATGTTCCACTCTGGCATGTCGGTTGCGTTCAGGCGGCGGGTCATACCCAGGAAGCCCAGCGCGTAGAGCGGCATGAATGCGACGAAGAAACCGACGATCCAGAACCAGAACGCTGCCTTGCCCCACTTCTCGTTCAGGGTGAAACCGAACGCTTTAGGGAACCAGAACGCGAAGCCGGCGATGTAACCGAATACCGCACCGCCGATGATGACGTTGTGGAAGTGAGCGATTACGAACAGGCTGTTGTGCAGTACGAAGTCAGCACCTGGAATCGCCAACAGAACGCCGGTCATGCCGCCGATCGAGAAGGTGACCATGAAGCCCAGGGTCCAGAGTACCGGCGCGGTGAAGCGCAGACGGCCCTGGTACATGGTGAACAGCCAGTTGAACAGCTTCACACCCGTCGGGATCGCAATGAGCATCGTCGCCAGGCCGAAGAAGGCGTTGACGTTGGCACCCGCACCCATGGTGAAGAAGTGGTGCAGCCAGACCATGAAGCCCAGGATACAAATCGCGCCAGAGGCGAAGATCATCGACTTGTGGCCGAACAGACGCTTGCCCGAGAACGTCGAGATGACTTCCGAGAACACACCGAAAGCCGGCAGGATCAGGATGTACACCTCAGGGTGGCCCCACGCCCAGAACAGGTTCACGTACATCATGGGGTTACCGCCCATTTCGTTCGTGAAAATGTGGAAGTCCATGTAGCGGTCAAGGGTCAGCAGCGCGAGGGTGGCAGTCAGGATCGGGAACGAAGCCACGATCAGGATGTTTGCCCAGGTGCAGGTCCAGGTGAAGATCGGCATGTCCATCAGTTTCATGCCAGGGGTACGCATTTTCAGCACGGTCACGAGGAAGTTGACCCCCGTCAGCGTCGTACCTAATCCGGACAGCTGTAGCGCCCAGATGTAGTAGTCGACCCCCACGCCAGGACTGTATTGCAACCCGGAGAGAGGTGGGTACGCGACCCAGCCGGTCTTGGCGAACTCACCGACACCCAGAGACAGGTTGATCAGCAGCATGCCTGCAACCAACAGCCAGAAGCTCAGGGAGTTCAGGAACGGGAACGCCACGTCGCGAGCGCCGATCTGCAGAGGCAGAACGATGTTCATCAGACCCGTGAAGAACGGCATCGCCATGAAGATGATCATGATCACACCGTGAGCGGTGAAGATCTGGTCATAGTGTTCCGGCGGGAGGAACCCTTCGGAACCGTTCTGGGCCATCGCCAGTTGGGTACGCATCATGATTGCGTCGGCAAAACCGCGCAGCAGCATGACCATGGCAACGACGATGTACATCACGCCGATTTTTTTGTGGTCGACAGAGGTCAGCCACTCAGACCACAAGTACGTCCACTTGCGGAAATAGGTGATCAACCCGACAACCGCAATGCCGCCGAGCGCGATCATGGCAAGTGTCACCATGACTATCGGCTCGTGGAACGGCACCGCTTCCAGACTTAATTTGCCAAACATCGTTTACTCCTCTGCCCCAGCAGCTGAATTTTTGCCTTTTTCCGCACCAGCGTTACCGGCCACTTCTTTCTCACCAGCGACGTGCTTCTTGCCTGGATTCATACCTTCATACTTGTCGATGACGATCTGGAACAGGTTCGGAGTGACCGAGGAAAAGAGTTCGACAGGGTTACGTTCGCTCGGCTTGATCAGCTCGGCGTACTCGGCGGTGCCAAGCTTTTTAGGCGAGCTCTTCACTTCGCTGACCCAGGCGTCGAAATCAGCCTGGCTGGTAGCGATAGCCTTGAACTTCATGCCGGTAAAACCTGCACCACTGTAGTTTGCCGAAATACCGTTGAATTCGTGATTCTCGTTGGCAATCAGGTGCAGTTTGGTGTGCATGCCCGCCATCGCGTAGATCTGACCACCCAGACCAGGGATGAAGAAGGAGTTCATCACACTGTCCGACGTGACCTGAAAATTGATCGGGGTCTTGGCCGGGAAGACGATCTTGTTAACCGTGGCGATGCCGTAATCCGGATAGACGAAGACCCACTTCCAGTCGACCGAGATCGCCTGAATGGTGACCGGCTTGACGTCGGAATCCAGAGGACGATAAGGGTCCAGGGAGTGCGTCGAGACATAGGTGATGTAGCCAAGGAAGACCAGCAGCAACATGGGGACGCCCCACACCGCGATCTCGATCTTGGTGGAGTGCGACCAGTCCGGAGTGTACTTGGCAGCCTTGTTCGAAGCGCGATATTTCCAGGCGAAGATCAGGGTCATCAAAATGACCGGGATCACCACGATCAGCATCAGCAATGTCGCAATGATGATCAGGTTACGCTGCTCTAAACCCACTTGCCCTTTAGGATCGAGCAGAGGCACGCCTTCGCATCCAGTGAGCAAAAGCATACAGAAAAGGGCCAAGAAGCCAAAAAACCTGGGGTACCTTTTTTTACTCATTTCACGACCTCTAAAAGCAGCTTGCGCGGTGCAGTTGGGTTTCGACCGCCAACACTTCGCCCTGCCAGTGCCGGCTAATTTTTTGGAATTGAACAAGGGCCTGCCAGTACGCACAGCGGCATATCGACAAATCCGGGTTTAGCTATGGATTCTTGTTTTTTGAGTTGCTGGAACTGCCCGGAGTTCAGGACAGACACTTTCAGCGCGGCCATTATACGCCCTCGGAGGCAAGCGTTGCGCTGCCTGTTCAGAGTGCACAGGGGACGCTCCTAGCCTCAAAATGCTGATCGTTCAGACAAGCCGGACGACAAGTGATGGGGATTGTAGATATGTAAATTTTTAATGACTATGCCTAATTTTGTAACAGTTAATCTCCCGGACTGCAACAATCACTCTCAAAACAGCTGATTCGGTCGAAAAAAAGCCCCGTAATCACGGGGCCTGTTTTGCGAAAGCCCCTGTATTTAGTAAGGTTTGCGACGATTGAGAATCACGCACAGCGGAACCAGTATTGCCGTCAGGACAAACGCCACCAACGCCCATTGAGCAAGCGACAATCCAAGAAGTGGCGGATATGGCGTGGTGCAGAATCCGCTGACCTGGAAGCCCATAGGGAACAGTGTAGCCAATGGCAGGCCATCGACAATAGGTTGCAGGATATCGATACCGCAACTGTCGGAAGGGTGAGCGAGAATCCAGACATGGCGCCCGGCTGCTGCGATACCGGCCACGGCGCTAACGGTAACCAGCGCCTCGAACGCCGTGATACTGCGGCTCCCCGGCATTGCTGCGCCGAGGAAGGCGAAAATTGCGATGAACAGCAAGGCGTAGCGTTGCAGGATGCACAGCGGGCAAGGCGCCTCACCCAGCGCTATCTGCATGTACAGAGCACCGCCGATCAGGGACAGACAGATGATCCCCAGCAGAACCAGAAAGCGCTTTTCGCGTCTTAGGTACAACATGTTGTCACTCATTTACGGGCCTTATCGAAATGGTCGAGGGAATCGCCGACGTTACAGAACGGGCATACGGGGCTTGCGCCGCAGCACAGGCCCGGCGTAGCTCAAGCGTGCGGCATGATCATCTGCCCGCCCCGGCAACTCAAGCGCCTGGCAGCCATACGGGCACATTTGGCGGCCCGGTGGTCCTGCGATCGGCATCAAGCCTGCGCTACGGGGCCAGTCTCGCAGAAATGCCAAAGCACAATCCTTCCTTATATATAGAAGGGTGCGTCAGTTTGCCGCAGCATCTCTTCTATATATAGCTGCGGTATTTTGTCGCAGCCGACGCTTTGGTCAATATTCGACGACAAAGCGTTGCGTACGCGCAGCAGACAAAGCGCCAGACTGCGACAATTAGCCGCACCGCTTTATCGCATTTCGAAGCGTTTGACGTCGACAAACCCAAAGTGCCACCATTCATCCCTATCGAGGCCCTTCGCCTGAGCGACAGGTGACGTATCAAACGATGCCCGCTGCGAACATCAGGGCGAGTATTTTGTGCAGCACGCACAGCTGTTGGTTAAAAATCCTCAAGCCTGTCCGCCGCAGGTCGATACCCTGTCATCGAAAGTTGTTTGCCGCCCACAGGCGACGAAACACCTAAAGCCAGAAGGTTAATATGTCCAAGAACGCCCGAGCAGATTCACTTTCGCTGCTCCTCTTCACGTTGCGCAGCGGCAAGCTGATGGCGATCAACCTGTTGAAGGTCAGCGAGATCATTCCCTGCCCTCCCCTCACCCATTTGCCGGAATCGCACCCGCACGTCAAAGGGATCGCCACACTTCGCGGCTCTTCGCTGTCGGTCATTGACCTCAGCCGCGCCATTGGTGAGCGCCCACTGGCAGATCCGGATGGCGGTTGCCTGATCGTCACCGATGTCAGCCGTTCCAAACAGGGCCTGCACGTGCAAGCGGTCAGCAAGATCGTGCACTGCCTGACCACAGACATTCGTCCGCCGCCCTACGGCTCCAGCAGCAAGTCGTTCATCACCGGGGTAACCCAGGTCGACGGCGTGCTGGTGCAGGTGCTGGACATTGAAAAAGTGATTCACGGTATTGCCCCGGCGAAGATCTCCGTGCAATCGACAGAACTGGCCAAAGAGGATGCAGAGGTGCTGAGCAAGGCTCGCATTCTGGTCGTCGACGACAGTCAGGTCGCCCTGCAGCAGTCGATCATAACACTGCGCAATCTTGGCCTCGAATGCCACACCGCCCGCAGCGCCAAGGAAGCCATCGACGTACTGCTGGATCTGCAGGGCACGGCGAGGCAGATCAACGTGGTGGTTTCCGACATCGAGATGTCCGAAATGGACGGCTACGCACTGACCCGGACCCTTCGCGACACGCCTGACTTCCAGGACCTTTACATCCTGCTGCATACTTCGCTCGACAGCGCGATGAACAGTGAGAAATCCCAGATTGCCGGGGCCGACGCTGTGCTGACCAAGTTCTCCTCACCCGAGTTGACCAAATGCCTGATCGAGGCTGCACGCACCGTCATCGCCAAAGGGCTTTGAGAACACGGACTCTGCCCCGAGAGTCCGTTCCCGCGTGCAAGCTGCAACCCACGGACGCATCAGCCGGACATTACTGGCTGATGCGCCGGAACCTCGCCGACTCATTGCCGCAGATTCAATTGCAGAGTGATGTCATCGTTG contains:
- a CDS encoding branched-chain amino acid aminotransferase; its protein translation is MSQESINWDTLGFDYIKTDKRYLSHWRDGAWDQGSLTEDNTLHISEGSTALHYGQQCFEGLKAYRCKDGSINLFRPDQNAERMQRSCSRLLMPHVPTDVFIEACKQVVKANERFIPPYGSGGALYLRPFVIGVGDNIGVRTAPEFIFSIFCIPVGAYFKGGLKPNNFVISGYDRAAPNGTGAAKVGGNYAASLMPGSEAKKHSFADCIYLDPQTHSKIEEVGSANFFAITRDDVFLTPKSPSVLPGITRLSLIELAKSRLGLTVEEGDVFIDQLDTFKEAGACGTAAVITPIGGISYQDNLHVFYSQTEVGPVTQRLYKELTGVQAGDIEPPAGWIVKV
- a CDS encoding CatB-related O-acetyltransferase produces the protein MKFLELLKTRKVRKQLRKMDKLDRHAEKIRLKYPRAQVGVGTYGIPDIVDFGDDSVLRVGAYTSIAEGVKILLGGEHRTDWITTYPFPAMVEQVADILDYAPSKGDVVIGSDCWICANATIVSGVTIGHGAIVAAGAMVVRDVAPYSVVGGNPCKFIRWRFDEDIRQLLLQAAWWDWPVEEVKSVARTLCSSDMDAFIDYIRQRHVSPPLQTQ
- a CDS encoding glycosyltransferase family 2 protein, with the translated sequence MTFPASQALKPKPLVSILAPCYNAERFLEAAIHSIFAQDYENFEVIIIDDGSTDNSIAMLESLQERYPFQLYRQANQGVSAALNHGLRYAKGTYLATPDLDDIMLPSSVRIRAEYLDQHPELGCVGALVSYMDCDGNQTKCQSRDYIERLTFDDVLRGAVVVGAPVALYRMQAMREANGYDPEIKVQDFQATLRITSLGYEIHVLPEVVTRYRRHPDNLSRKYKILLEADLKSIEPYRNHREYQRGRTVLINKALKYAAVADKRYAWNLLLSIPFKYVDRTTLRRCKRLLLSYR
- the cyoE gene encoding heme o synthase; the protein is MSLKHFIQITKPGIIFGNVLSVAGGFFLASKGNIDFGVFLAAIIGTSLVVASGCVFNNCIDRDIDQRMERTRNRVLVQGLVSLRLALLYATILGVAGVALLYTEANPLAALFAVIGFVIYVGFYSLYLKRRSVHGTLVGSLSGAMPPVIGYCAVSNSFDFAALTLLVMFSLWQMPHSYAIAIFRFNDYSAAKIPVLPVKRGILVTKRHILLYILAFLVATLMLTVGGYAGLNYLAVAAGMGMYWLYMAWKGYKAVDDTVWARKLFVFSIFTITALSVMMSVDFQVTKELLVTYAF
- the cyoD gene encoding cytochrome o ubiquinol oxidase subunit IV encodes the protein MSNSHHSAEDNSHGSVKSYIIGFVLSVILTAIPFALVMSPSLPKDMTIAIVLVFAIIQILVHLHYFLHLDFTSVQRNNVMAFAFTTMVIVLLVGLSLWIIFSVHREMMAH
- a CDS encoding cytochrome o ubiquinol oxidase subunit III, which codes for MSNIAINSGAHDHGHDHDHGHDDHHDSGGMTVYGFWLYLMTDCVLFASFFAVYAVMVNSVAGGPSGQDIFLLPFVAVETAFLLVSSITYGFAMLALYKGKKSQVLGWLALTFLCGAAFIGMEVYEFHHLIEEGFGPNRSGFLSAFFALVGLHGVHVTSGLIWMTIMMFQVQKKGLTNTNKTRLSCLSLFWHFLDVVWIGVFTVVYLMGAL
- the cyoB gene encoding cytochrome o ubiquinol oxidase subunit I; this encodes MFGKLSLEAVPFHEPIVMVTLAMIALGGIAVVGLITYFRKWTYLWSEWLTSVDHKKIGVMYIVVAMVMLLRGFADAIMMRTQLAMAQNGSEGFLPPEHYDQIFTAHGVIMIIFMAMPFFTGLMNIVLPLQIGARDVAFPFLNSLSFWLLVAGMLLINLSLGVGEFAKTGWVAYPPLSGLQYSPGVGVDYYIWALQLSGLGTTLTGVNFLVTVLKMRTPGMKLMDMPIFTWTCTWANILIVASFPILTATLALLTLDRYMDFHIFTNEMGGNPMMYVNLFWAWGHPEVYILILPAFGVFSEVISTFSGKRLFGHKSMIFASGAICILGFMVWLHHFFTMGAGANVNAFFGLATMLIAIPTGVKLFNWLFTMYQGRLRFTAPVLWTLGFMVTFSIGGMTGVLLAIPGADFVLHNSLFVIAHFHNVIIGGAVFGYIAGFAFWFPKAFGFTLNEKWGKAAFWFWIVGFFVAFMPLYALGFLGMTRRLNATDMPEWNIYLDVALFGAVLIAMGIASQLIQLFVSIRDRDSNRDLTGDPWNGHTLEWSTSSPPPFYNFAELPKADDVDPFTDAKRAGTAYQVPARYTSIHMPNNTATGLYMGMLLTVFGFAFIWHIWWLVGASLVATIAVFVAHAVRDDQGYMVPAEEVARIEGEHHKVLAANGAYTPVKSSLEQV
- the cyoA gene encoding ubiquinol oxidase subunit II; translated protein: MSKKRYPRFFGFLALFCMLLLTGCEGVPLLDPKGQVGLEQRNLIIIATLLMLIVVIPVILMTLIFAWKYRASNKAAKYTPDWSHSTKIEIAVWGVPMLLLVFLGYITYVSTHSLDPYRPLDSDVKPVTIQAISVDWKWVFVYPDYGIATVNKIVFPAKTPINFQVTSDSVMNSFFIPGLGGQIYAMAGMHTKLHLIANENHEFNGISANYSGAGFTGMKFKAIATSQADFDAWVSEVKSSPKKLGTAEYAELIKPSERNPVELFSSVTPNLFQIVIDKYEGMNPGKKHVAGEKEVAGNAGAEKGKNSAAGAEE
- a CDS encoding disulfide bond formation protein B; this encodes MSDNMLYLRREKRFLVLLGIICLSLIGGALYMQIALGEAPCPLCILQRYALLFIAIFAFLGAAMPGSRSITAFEALVTVSAVAGIAAAGRHVWILAHPSDSCGIDILQPIVDGLPLATLFPMGFQVSGFCTTPYPPLLGLSLAQWALVAFVLTAILVPLCVILNRRKPY
- a CDS encoding chemotaxis protein, giving the protein MSKNARADSLSLLLFTLRSGKLMAINLLKVSEIIPCPPLTHLPESHPHVKGIATLRGSSLSVIDLSRAIGERPLADPDGGCLIVTDVSRSKQGLHVQAVSKIVHCLTTDIRPPPYGSSSKSFITGVTQVDGVLVQVLDIEKVIHGIAPAKISVQSTELAKEDAEVLSKARILVVDDSQVALQQSIITLRNLGLECHTARSAKEAIDVLLDLQGTARQINVVVSDIEMSEMDGYALTRTLRDTPDFQDLYILLHTSLDSAMNSEKSQIAGADAVLTKFSSPELTKCLIEAARTVIAKGL